One region of Halohasta litchfieldiae genomic DNA includes:
- a CDS encoding metallophosphoesterase has product MADDVDRVYYVISDLHIGGDEQLEEVDFLDELLRFLRELESTDEKAELLINGDAFGLWEFTTADGIAKFDILEASYPELFDQLRSTGQNIQITLLPGNHDHELAAYDAYVDRLAEYNVDLVQDQSLERRVGDRVIHFEHGHQQDPNNRIEDWGNPHATPLGYYYNTLITSRAGKLSDRGRYNWLKDVQAVTPTERMPVWLISKYFYREMNPVLRYSLVPFLLLFNISAILALVAGLDLVGIWSLPVDRTAAFLAQFGRAGDVAWFLLSINVIVTGLLLLVGIPLYFIRRDVRQTINRFGVFETALTVDAEAPYETAAREIFDDNPDTAIFCYGHTHRPSLQGVDGGLLVNTGTWLKRLHRRDGIIGILPPVFYPSYQLATVRIAAEPEGVAVEFESIRKPSPATEELTLTERLFTVGREPDADLPDRRLVPDQSTADPAATSPPTPSADRTD; this is encoded by the coding sequence ATGGCAGATGATGTCGACCGAGTCTACTACGTCATCAGCGATCTCCACATCGGCGGCGACGAGCAGTTAGAGGAGGTCGACTTCCTCGATGAGCTACTCAGGTTTCTCAGGGAGTTGGAATCGACCGACGAGAAGGCCGAGCTCCTGATCAACGGTGACGCATTCGGTCTCTGGGAGTTCACCACTGCTGACGGAATCGCCAAGTTCGATATCCTCGAAGCAAGCTATCCCGAACTGTTCGACCAGCTCCGGTCGACCGGCCAGAACATCCAGATAACCCTCCTCCCGGGCAACCACGACCACGAACTCGCAGCCTACGATGCGTACGTCGACCGCCTTGCCGAGTACAACGTCGACCTCGTTCAGGACCAGTCGCTCGAACGCCGAGTCGGCGACCGCGTCATCCATTTCGAACATGGCCACCAGCAGGACCCCAATAACCGCATCGAAGACTGGGGCAACCCTCACGCCACACCGCTGGGCTACTACTACAACACCCTCATCACGAGCCGCGCGGGGAAGCTCTCCGACCGGGGGCGCTACAACTGGCTGAAAGACGTTCAGGCAGTCACACCCACCGAGCGGATGCCGGTGTGGCTCATCTCGAAATACTTCTACCGGGAGATGAACCCCGTCCTCCGCTACTCGCTTGTCCCCTTCCTCCTGCTGTTCAATATCAGCGCCATCCTCGCCCTCGTTGCGGGACTCGATCTCGTCGGCATCTGGTCGCTCCCGGTCGACCGAACAGCGGCGTTTCTCGCCCAGTTCGGCAGGGCTGGAGACGTCGCTTGGTTCCTGCTGTCGATCAATGTCATTGTTACCGGGCTGCTGTTGTTGGTTGGCATCCCACTCTACTTCATTCGGCGAGACGTGAGACAGACGATCAACCGGTTCGGCGTCTTCGAGACGGCGCTCACTGTCGACGCCGAGGCTCCATACGAAACGGCCGCCCGCGAGATCTTCGACGACAACCCCGACACCGCCATCTTCTGCTATGGCCACACTCACCGCCCCTCATTGCAGGGCGTCGACGGCGGCCTGCTGGTCAACACGGGAACGTGGCTCAAGCGACTCCACCGCCGCGACGGGATCATCGGCATCCTCCCGCCCGTGTTCTACCCGTCCTACCAACTGGCGACGGTCCGTATTGCAGCCGAACCCGAGGGGGTGGCCGTGGAGTTCGAGTCGATCCGAAAACCCAGCCCGGCGACCGAGGAACTCACGCTCACTGAGCGACTGTTCACTGTCGGCCGCGAGCCCGACGCCGATCTCCCCGACCGACGACTCGTCCCCGACCAGTCGACGGCCGATCCGGCGGCCACTTCCCCACCCACACCGTCAGCCGACCGGACCGATTAA
- a CDS encoding Zn-ribbon domain-containing protein: MPHQCTNCGHTFPDGSKEMLSGCPDCGGNKFQFKPAGQTESQSATDQSTSPPPTTDSSSSTPPTTNSPSSTQSPPETEGVESDTDATADQPLDSSTEAPAQSTARSDVVTDQEVTAAGSMGPQSDDEESTPDSQPAGTEPAAESSPEAAEDGSSLDQLRKELNDQFESIRIVSPGQYELNLMELYDRDEYIISLREDGRYVIEVPDGWGDS, encoded by the coding sequence ATGCCACACCAGTGTACCAACTGCGGGCATACGTTCCCCGACGGCTCCAAAGAGATGCTTTCCGGCTGCCCTGACTGTGGCGGCAACAAGTTCCAGTTCAAACCCGCCGGCCAAACCGAGAGCCAATCAGCCACCGACCAATCAACGAGTCCCCCACCGACCACTGACTCATCGTCGAGTACCCCACCAACCACCAACTCACCCTCGTCGACCCAATCTCCACCCGAAACCGAGGGGGTCGAGAGTGATACCGACGCGACAGCCGATCAGCCCCTCGATTCTTCGACCGAAGCCCCCGCTCAGTCGACGGCGCGGTCGGATGTCGTTACCGACCAAGAGGTAACTGCTGCTGGTTCGATGGGGCCACAGTCCGACGACGAGGAGTCGACTCCAGACTCCCAGCCAGCCGGGACGGAGCCAGCCGCCGAGAGCAGTCCCGAGGCCGCCGAGGACGGATCGAGTCTTGATCAGCTCCGAAAGGAACTCAACGACCAATTCGAGTCCATTCGGATCGTCAGTCCCGGCCAGTACGAACTGAACCTGATGGAGCTCTACGACCGCGACGAGTACATCATCTCGCTCCGCGAAGACGGCCGCTACGTGATCGAAGTCCCCGACGGCTGGGGCGACTCCTGA
- a CDS encoding glycoside hydrolase family 68 protein encodes MRETSADREWTRWSREAADRIERTDGTVAPPAGLPESDPAPDLHVWDTWPLRTRSGEIATVDGWQVLISLTAPADVTPGERHDIAEHRYFVSRDGREWTDRGPVFGDDALGTRQWAGSALYDDGELYFFYTAAGDADSEDLTYTQRLAVGYGGTLETVDGELTIEGPWSHEVLLEADDEWYETQAQSGEMTYTFRDPWFFEDPETGRTHLLFESNTPPAADDCGGDADQQAFNGCVGLAVSPSGDPLDWEFRPPIFDSVCVNQEIERPHVVVHEGRYYLFVSSHVDTFAPGLSGYDALYGFVADSLGGEYRPLNESGLVVTNPASAPFQAYSWLAVDHGEELLVSGFCNYPEFDGVAIGELAALSGEEQRQRFAGTLTPTLRVAVDGEQTRIQGTLGHWAFPSEGETLPPVDDGWSLPAKELNPEPGLTQTASRRDEGPFW; translated from the coding sequence ATGAGAGAAACGAGCGCCGACCGGGAGTGGACTCGGTGGAGCCGCGAAGCGGCCGACCGGATCGAGCGAACCGACGGGACGGTCGCACCTCCGGCCGGACTACCGGAGAGCGATCCGGCACCCGATCTCCACGTCTGGGATACATGGCCGCTCCGCACTCGGAGCGGCGAGATCGCCACCGTCGACGGCTGGCAGGTGCTGATCTCGCTGACGGCCCCGGCCGACGTGACGCCCGGCGAGCGCCACGACATCGCCGAACACCGGTATTTCGTCTCCCGCGACGGTCGGGAGTGGACCGACCGCGGCCCCGTCTTCGGCGACGACGCCCTCGGCACCCGGCAGTGGGCCGGGTCGGCGCTGTACGACGACGGCGAGCTGTATTTCTTTTATACGGCCGCGGGCGACGCCGACAGCGAGGACCTGACCTACACCCAGCGGCTCGCCGTGGGTTACGGCGGAACCCTTGAGACGGTCGACGGCGAGCTCACCATCGAAGGGCCATGGAGCCACGAGGTCCTCCTTGAGGCGGACGACGAGTGGTACGAGACACAGGCCCAGTCCGGCGAGATGACCTACACGTTCCGCGATCCGTGGTTCTTCGAGGACCCCGAGACCGGCCGGACACACCTCCTTTTCGAGTCGAACACGCCACCGGCGGCCGACGACTGCGGTGGTGACGCCGACCAGCAGGCGTTTAACGGGTGTGTCGGCCTCGCGGTCTCGCCGTCGGGCGATCCCCTCGACTGGGAGTTCCGCCCGCCGATCTTCGACAGCGTCTGTGTGAACCAGGAGATCGAACGCCCCCACGTCGTGGTCCATGAGGGTCGCTACTACCTATTCGTCTCCAGCCACGTCGACACCTTCGCGCCGGGGCTCTCGGGGTACGACGCCCTCTACGGGTTCGTTGCCGACTCGCTGGGCGGCGAGTATCGGCCGCTAAACGAGTCAGGACTGGTCGTGACGAACCCGGCGAGCGCACCGTTTCAGGCCTACTCGTGGCTGGCGGTCGACCACGGCGAGGAACTGCTCGTGAGTGGGTTTTGCAACTATCCCGAGTTCGACGGGGTCGCGATCGGCGAGCTCGCGGCGCTGTCGGGCGAGGAGCAACGTCAGCGTTTTGCGGGCACGTTGACCCCGACGCTCCGAGTGGCCGTCGACGGCGAGCAGACGCGGATTCAGGGAACGCTCGGCCATTGGGCGTTCCCGAGCGAGGGCGAGACGTTGCCGCCGGTCGACGACGGGTGGAGTCTTCCGGCAAAAGAACTCAACCCCGAGCCGGGGCTGACCCAGACGGCATCGCGGCGGGACGAGGGCCCCTTCTGGTAG
- a CDS encoding aspartate kinase, which yields MRVVAKFGGTSLGSGDRINRAADSIAAAVEAGHQIAVVASAMGSTTDELLDEINFEASDADRAEIVSMGERTSVRMLKAALTARGVDALFLEPGSDEWPIITNDLGEVDVEETKRRAAHLAGELDGVVPVITGFLAQNIEGDITTLGRGGSDTTAVMLGNYMNADEVVIVTDVEGVMTGDPRVVEGARNVGRISVDELRNLSFRGAEVVAPSALSYKGEHLGVRVVHYQHGDLLSGGTQIEGQFENLIDMQEQQLACLTVAGRAIRNSPGILADLSQALRAADINIDAVASGMDSITFYTNEDLAQKAEALLHEEVVSGTTLSSVTVEDGIAVIRVTGGELPNQPGVIQEVLTPIADAGINIQDVITSATSVAVFVDWDDREDTLEIVQDHV from the coding sequence ATGAGAGTCGTCGCCAAGTTCGGCGGAACGAGTTTGGGGAGCGGCGACCGGATCAACCGCGCTGCGGACTCAATCGCCGCCGCCGTTGAGGCGGGCCATCAGATCGCGGTCGTGGCCAGCGCGATGGGCTCGACGACCGACGAACTGCTCGACGAGATCAACTTCGAAGCCTCGGACGCCGACCGCGCCGAAATCGTCTCGATGGGCGAGCGAACCAGCGTCCGCATGCTCAAAGCCGCACTCACCGCCCGCGGCGTCGACGCCCTGTTCCTCGAACCCGGCAGCGACGAGTGGCCGATCATCACCAACGATCTGGGCGAGGTCGACGTCGAGGAAACCAAACGCCGCGCCGCACACCTCGCTGGCGAACTCGACGGCGTCGTTCCGGTCATCACGGGCTTTCTCGCACAGAATATCGAGGGTGACATCACGACCCTCGGCCGCGGTGGCTCGGATACGACCGCCGTCATGCTCGGTAACTACATGAACGCCGACGAAGTCGTCATCGTCACTGACGTCGAGGGTGTCATGACCGGCGATCCACGGGTCGTCGAAGGGGCCCGCAACGTGGGTCGGATCTCGGTCGACGAACTCCGAAATCTCTCCTTTAGGGGTGCGGAGGTTGTCGCGCCAAGTGCGTTGTCCTACAAAGGCGAACATCTCGGGGTTCGAGTCGTCCACTACCAGCACGGTGACCTGCTGAGCGGCGGTACCCAGATCGAAGGCCAGTTCGAGAACCTCATCGATATGCAGGAACAGCAGTTGGCCTGTCTGACGGTCGCTGGTCGGGCGATCCGCAACAGCCCCGGTATCTTGGCTGATCTCTCCCAAGCACTCCGCGCCGCGGACATCAATATCGATGCGGTCGCAAGCGGGATGGACTCGATCACGTTCTACACCAACGAAGACCTCGCCCAGAAGGCCGAGGCACTCCTCCACGAGGAGGTCGTCAGCGGCACGACGCTGTCGAGTGTCACTGTCGAAGACGGCATCGCAGTCATCCGCGTCACTGGCGGCGAACTCCCGAATCAGCCAGGTGTCATCCAGGAAGTCCTCACCCCGATTGCGGACGCCGGTATCAACATTCAGGACGTCATCACCAGCGCGACCTCGGTCGCCGTCTTTGTCGACTGGGACGACCGCGAAGACACGCTCGAAATCGTCCAAGACCACGTCTAA
- a CDS encoding DUF2073 domain-containing protein — MPETTPSDSDSGVQIDLISGSRMAGLRSMEKIRLILDGVREGNIVILEEGLSPDEESKLIEVTMTEISPDDFSGIEIESYPRAEAADQSFLDKLMGRESTKKLTVIGPANQIETLHKDEQLISALVSRK, encoded by the coding sequence ATGCCCGAAACAACACCCAGCGATTCGGACAGTGGTGTCCAGATCGACCTGATCAGCGGCTCCCGAATGGCCGGGCTCCGCAGCATGGAGAAGATCCGCCTGATTCTCGATGGGGTCCGCGAGGGAAACATCGTTATCCTCGAAGAGGGACTGTCACCCGATGAAGAATCAAAACTCATCGAGGTGACGATGACCGAGATCAGCCCCGACGATTTCTCGGGCATCGAGATCGAGAGCTATCCACGAGCCGAGGCCGCCGACCAGAGCTTTTTGGACAAACTCATGGGCCGGGAGTCGACCAAGAAGCTCACGGTCATTGGGCCAGCCAACCAGATCGAAACGCTCCACAAGGACGAACAGCTCATCAGCGCGCTGGTCTCCCGGAAATAG
- a CDS encoding Era-like GTP-binding protein: MGLITSLKDSVSRVTDRLFATEEPKRIGIYGPPNAGKTTLANRIARDWTGDAIGPESHVPHETRRARRKEGVDIERNGKSVTIDIVDTPGVTTKVDYKEFLDHDMEKDDAIRRSREATEGVAEAMHWLREDVDGVIYVLDSTTDPFTQVNTMLIGIIESRELPVLIFANKTDLEDSDVQRVADAFPDHETVPLSALEGNNMDEVYDKIAEYFA, translated from the coding sequence ATGGGTCTGATTACAAGTCTCAAAGACAGCGTTTCACGGGTCACCGACCGGCTGTTTGCCACCGAGGAGCCGAAGCGAATCGGCATCTACGGACCGCCAAACGCCGGAAAGACGACTCTTGCGAACCGTATTGCACGCGACTGGACTGGCGACGCTATCGGGCCTGAAAGCCACGTTCCACACGAAACGCGCCGGGCGCGACGCAAGGAGGGCGTCGACATCGAGCGCAACGGGAAATCGGTCACTATCGACATCGTCGACACACCGGGTGTCACCACGAAAGTCGACTACAAGGAGTTCCTCGACCACGACATGGAGAAAGACGACGCCATTCGTCGCTCCCGAGAGGCCACCGAGGGTGTCGCCGAGGCCATGCACTGGCTCCGGGAGGACGTCGACGGCGTCATCTACGTCCTCGATTCGACGACCGATCCCTTCACGCAGGTCAACACCATGCTGATCGGGATCATCGAGAGCCGGGAACTCCCCGTCCTCATTTTCGCTAACAAGACCGATCTCGAAGACTCGGACGTCCAGCGCGTTGCCGACGCGTTCCCCGACCACGAGACGGTGCCGCTGTCGGCACTGGAGGGGAACAACATGGACGAAGTGTACGACAAAATCGCGGAGTACTTCGCATAA
- a CDS encoding Cdc6/Cdc18 family protein: protein MTKDNTDSETESADDATADDSTAARDRSATSTNLDFDSMFEESSDESQGLFDDLLSSEPIFENKEVLRPSYTPHELPHRNDQINQMATILVSALRGDTPSNILIYGKTGTGKTASAKFVSQELESTSQKYDVPCEVEYINCEVTDTQYRVLAQLANKFIEKNEARIESKIETLNEVRERLQSTESDELIDAAEPTAPNADDADDEEIRSLAEEYDSVEAVDAEIESLTADLDEIDPVPMTGWPTDRVYSTFFDAVDYHERVVVIMLDEIDKLVEKSGDDTLYNLSRMNSELTNSRISIMGISNDLKFTDFLDPRVKSSLGEEEIVFPPYDATQLRDILQHRADVAFKSEALTSDVIPLCAAFAAQEHGDARRALDLLRTAGELAERSQADLIEETHVRQAQDKIELDRVVEVVRTLPTQSKIVLFSIILLEKNGVHNINTGEVFNIYKRLCEEIDADVLTQRRVTDLISELDMLGIVNAVVVSKGRYGRTKEMNLSVPIDETEAVLLSDSRLGDIDNVQPFVQARFDND from the coding sequence ATGACGAAGGATAACACAGACTCGGAGACCGAGTCCGCCGACGACGCCACAGCAGACGATTCGACAGCCGCCAGAGACCGCTCTGCCACGTCGACGAATCTCGATTTCGATTCGATGTTCGAGGAGTCGAGCGATGAGAGCCAAGGGCTGTTCGATGACCTGTTGTCGAGCGAGCCGATCTTCGAGAACAAAGAGGTGCTCCGCCCCTCGTATACCCCCCACGAACTCCCACACCGAAACGACCAGATCAACCAGATGGCGACGATCCTCGTTTCGGCGCTCCGGGGCGATACGCCATCGAATATCCTTATTTACGGGAAAACGGGGACCGGAAAAACAGCCAGCGCGAAGTTCGTGAGCCAAGAACTCGAATCGACCTCCCAGAAGTACGACGTTCCCTGTGAGGTCGAGTATATCAACTGCGAGGTGACAGACACACAGTATCGTGTCCTCGCTCAACTCGCAAACAAATTCATCGAGAAAAACGAGGCCCGGATCGAGTCGAAAATCGAGACACTGAACGAGGTTCGCGAGCGGCTTCAGTCGACCGAGTCCGATGAGTTGATCGACGCGGCCGAGCCGACGGCTCCCAACGCTGACGACGCTGACGACGAGGAGATCAGGTCGCTGGCCGAGGAGTACGATTCGGTCGAGGCGGTCGACGCCGAAATCGAGTCACTGACTGCCGATCTCGACGAGATCGATCCCGTCCCGATGACGGGCTGGCCTACTGACCGGGTGTACTCCACGTTTTTCGACGCCGTCGACTACCACGAGCGGGTAGTCGTCATTATGCTCGACGAGATCGACAAACTCGTTGAGAAAAGCGGCGACGACACCCTCTACAATCTGTCGCGGATGAACTCCGAACTCACCAACTCTCGGATCTCCATCATGGGGATCTCGAACGACCTCAAATTCACTGACTTCCTCGATCCCCGTGTCAAATCCTCGCTTGGCGAAGAGGAGATCGTCTTTCCACCGTACGACGCCACCCAACTCCGGGATATCCTCCAACACCGTGCGGATGTCGCGTTTAAATCCGAAGCCCTGACCTCGGATGTCATCCCGCTGTGTGCGGCCTTTGCCGCACAGGAACACGGTGACGCTCGCCGCGCACTGGATCTGCTCCGGACTGCCGGCGAACTCGCCGAGCGGAGTCAGGCCGATCTGATCGAGGAGACTCATGTCCGGCAGGCCCAAGACAAGATCGAACTGGATCGGGTCGTCGAGGTCGTCCGCACCCTTCCGACCCAAAGCAAGATCGTCCTCTTTTCGATCATCCTCCTTGAAAAGAATGGGGTCCATAACATCAACACCGGCGAGGTGTTCAACATCTACAAGCGGCTCTGCGAGGAGATCGATGCCGACGTACTCACCCAGCGTCGTGTCACCGACCTCATCAGCGAACTCGACATGCTCGGCATCGTCAACGCGGTCGTCGTTTCGAAAGGTCGCTACGGGCGAACAAAGGAGATGAACCTCTCGGTCCCAATCGACGAGACCGAGGCCGTTCTCCTCTCGGACTCTCGGCTCGGCGACATCGATAACGTCCAGCCGTTCGTCCAGGCCCGGTTCGACAACGACTAA
- a CDS encoding carbohydrate kinase family protein, with amino-acid sequence MSEPSVLVAGEALIDFIPDTPGSLAGVETFHRRAGGAPANVAVGLARLNETPWLCTTLSTDPFGEFLADRLDAEGLPERFVTRVKNATALAFVSHGETGDREFSFHRERTADTVLQTDVVDTATLAAVDWLVVGGVTLSAEPSRSATFELVERAQEAGCRIVFDPNTRPELWAESDDMTLTLERMLRRTDVLKATREDFEPTAIDASSDGFADRLLEKGPEIVLLTEGTAGARAVADGDSAWGQGEWHHSGYEIDAVDTTGAGDAFLAGAVAALTEEADPTETLAFANAVAALATTEGGAMAALPDRSAVDQLMEDR; translated from the coding sequence ATGTCTGAGCCGTCGGTCTTAGTCGCTGGCGAAGCGCTCATCGATTTTATTCCCGATACTCCAGGATCGCTGGCCGGGGTTGAAACGTTCCACCGGCGGGCTGGTGGTGCCCCCGCCAATGTCGCCGTCGGGCTCGCCCGGCTCAACGAAACGCCGTGGCTGTGTACGACGCTGTCGACCGATCCCTTTGGCGAGTTTCTGGCCGACCGGCTCGACGCCGAAGGGCTGCCCGAGCGGTTCGTCACGCGCGTCAAAAACGCGACGGCACTGGCATTCGTCAGCCACGGCGAGACGGGCGACCGGGAGTTTAGCTTCCATCGCGAGCGGACTGCCGACACCGTCCTGCAGACCGACGTGGTCGACACCGCGACGCTGGCGGCGGTCGACTGGCTGGTTGTCGGTGGCGTGACGCTGTCGGCCGAGCCGTCCCGTTCGGCGACCTTCGAGCTTGTCGAGCGAGCCCAAGAGGCGGGCTGTCGGATCGTCTTCGATCCCAACACCCGGCCGGAGCTGTGGGCCGAATCCGACGACATGACGCTGACGCTCGAACGAATGCTGCGGCGGACCGACGTGCTCAAAGCGACCCGCGAGGACTTCGAGCCGACCGCAATCGACGCCAGCAGCGACGGCTTCGCCGACCGACTGCTTGAAAAGGGTCCCGAGATCGTCCTGCTCACAGAAGGGACGGCGGGCGCACGGGCAGTCGCCGACGGCGACTCGGCGTGGGGGCAAGGCGAGTGGCATCATTCGGGCTACGAGATCGACGCCGTCGACACCACCGGCGCTGGCGATGCGTTTCTTGCGGGTGCGGTCGCGGCCCTCACAGAGGAGGCCGACCCGACCGAGACGCTCGCGTTCGCCAACGCCGTCGCCGCCCTTGCGACGACCGAGGGCGGGGCGATGGCCGCGCTGCCGGATCGGTCGGCCGTCGACCAGTTGATGGAGGATCGATGA
- a CDS encoding S24/S26 family peptidase encodes MSPGDRRSPGDEDSGESAQDSSGKPAQESNEGSTQESSAEIDDRSAENGRAESTDHLRDDDQRVTDEQQATGNFQSHTASQESESLWRRFRTARDGPLLLLREVLISGGIVLLIGLVLFGISGVWPPMVAVESESMEPNINQYDLIVVSEPGRFAAEEADRKGVVTAASVSDGEHESFNQPGSVVVYDDPSSFGPPIIHRAHFYVEDNENWYDRANPAYVSADNCAELTHCPAPHAGYITKGDNNASNSQYDQANGIAPVVRPEWVTGIAQVRLPHVGYIRLALTGAASFGPLFPAGISAVGASTAYAIGRRQIWEN; translated from the coding sequence ATGAGTCCAGGGGATCGTCGGTCGCCGGGCGACGAGGACAGCGGGGAGTCCGCTCAAGATTCCAGCGGGAAACCCGCTCAAGAGTCCAACGAGGGATCCACCCAAGAGTCGTCTGCCGAAATCGACGACCGATCCGCCGAGAACGGCCGCGCCGAGTCGACCGACCATCTCCGAGACGACGACCAGAGAGTCACTGACGAGCAGCAAGCAACCGGGAACTTTCAGTCACATACCGCGTCTCAAGAATCCGAATCGCTGTGGAGACGGTTCCGAACGGCCAGAGATGGACCGCTATTGTTACTTCGTGAGGTACTCATCAGTGGCGGTATCGTCCTCCTGATCGGACTGGTGTTGTTCGGCATCAGCGGCGTCTGGCCACCGATGGTTGCGGTCGAAAGCGAGAGTATGGAGCCGAACATCAACCAGTATGATCTGATTGTCGTCAGCGAACCAGGGCGGTTTGCAGCCGAGGAGGCCGACCGAAAAGGGGTTGTGACGGCGGCCTCGGTTAGCGATGGCGAACACGAATCGTTCAATCAGCCCGGGAGTGTGGTCGTTTACGACGATCCGAGCTCGTTCGGGCCACCGATCATCCATCGCGCACACTTTTACGTCGAGGATAACGAAAACTGGTACGACCGAGCGAATCCGGCGTACGTCTCGGCGGATAACTGTGCCGAACTCACCCACTGTCCGGCCCCCCACGCAGGGTACATTACGAAAGGCGACAACAACGCGAGCAACAGTCAGTACGACCAGGCAAACGGTATCGCGCCAGTCGTCAGACCGGAGTGGGTTACCGGTATTGCCCAAGTTCGGCTTCCCCACGTCGGCTACATCCGGCTTGCGCTGACCGGGGCGGCGAGTTTCGGTCCGCTCTTCCCTGCAGGAATCAGCGCGGTTGGTGCCAGTACGGCGTACGCAATCGGTCGACGGCAGATCTGGGAAAATTAG
- a CDS encoding metallophosphoesterase family protein — MRFGIISDIHGNLPAFEAVCEAMGPVDRLLCAGDVVGYNPWPAACIDRVRELGAVTVRGNHDRAVAFDGGRRFNSMAKAGVRHAREELGDVDMEWLRSLPTEQFVADGRIHMVHGHPEDPDRYTYSSEFSASMIGEGVEIVMLGHTHVQEYRTFEGGIVLNPGSVGQPRNGDPKAAFAVVELDENGDSPTVMEHRVDYDIDRVIEAVEEAGLPKQIGTRLQAGK, encoded by the coding sequence ATGCGCTTCGGTATCATTTCGGACATTCACGGTAATCTGCCCGCCTTCGAGGCGGTGTGTGAGGCGATGGGTCCGGTCGACCGCCTGCTCTGTGCGGGCGATGTCGTGGGCTACAACCCGTGGCCCGCCGCCTGTATCGACCGGGTCCGGGAGTTGGGTGCGGTGACGGTGCGGGGCAACCACGACCGAGCAGTCGCCTTCGACGGCGGGCGGCGGTTCAACTCGATGGCGAAAGCCGGGGTCCGGCACGCCCGCGAAGAGTTGGGTGATGTCGACATGGAGTGGCTCCGATCGCTGCCGACCGAACAGTTCGTCGCCGACGGGCGGATTCACATGGTCCACGGCCACCCCGAGGATCCGGATCGATACACCTACTCGTCCGAGTTTTCGGCCTCGATGATCGGTGAAGGAGTGGAGATCGTTATGTTGGGTCACACGCATGTCCAAGAGTATCGGACGTTCGAGGGGGGTATCGTCTTGAATCCGGGAAGCGTCGGCCAGCCTCGGAACGGCGATCCAAAGGCGGCGTTTGCGGTGGTAGAACTCGATGAGAATGGAGACAGTCCGACAGTGATGGAACATCGCGTCGACTACGACATTGATCGAGTCATCGAGGCCGTCGAGGAAGCCGGACTCCCCAAACAGATCGGCACGCGGCTGCAGGCAGGAAAATAA